A stretch of Bradyrhizobium sp. AZCC 2262 DNA encodes these proteins:
- a CDS encoding AraC family transcriptional regulator: MTEAYGQRLGERFRVENAPAMVTRAFCKGEIAVTELRCDRPSSEMSDSIRLEDAFLLTLHFRDIPNREYWEGGRRTPLYDLRAGETCLQDLKRDPTVRLDKPYHSLVFYLPRAALDAIADEANAPRVRDLSYKPGVGVNDVAISRLGSLLLPALNHPDQARRLFVDHVLSAVGVHIAQTYGGMQPMSRLPKGGLAPWQERRAKEMITADLGDIRLKELARECRLSMSHFSRAFHRSVGMPPHRWLMKRRIEVAKEKLHDGRMSLTDVAAACGFSDQSHLSRVFRQTVGVSPGVWRRARQH; the protein is encoded by the coding sequence GTGACCGAGGCTTATGGACAACGGCTTGGCGAGCGATTCCGAGTCGAAAACGCACCGGCGATGGTCACCCGAGCATTTTGCAAAGGTGAGATAGCCGTCACCGAGCTTCGATGTGATCGCCCGTCGTCGGAAATGAGCGATTCGATTCGGCTGGAGGATGCGTTTCTCCTCACTTTGCACTTTCGCGATATTCCCAATCGCGAATATTGGGAGGGTGGCCGACGAACGCCGCTGTACGACTTGCGTGCTGGCGAGACTTGCCTCCAGGACCTGAAGCGAGACCCCACCGTCCGCCTCGACAAGCCCTATCACTCTCTGGTTTTTTATCTGCCGCGTGCGGCGCTGGACGCGATCGCTGACGAGGCTAACGCGCCCAGAGTTCGCGATCTGAGCTATAAGCCCGGAGTAGGCGTCAACGACGTTGCGATTTCCCGACTCGGGAGTTTGCTGCTGCCCGCCCTCAACCATCCCGACCAAGCTCGCCGATTGTTTGTCGACCACGTCCTGTCGGCGGTCGGGGTGCATATCGCTCAGACCTATGGAGGCATGCAGCCAATGTCGCGCCTTCCCAAGGGTGGGCTCGCGCCATGGCAGGAGCGACGCGCGAAGGAGATGATCACCGCCGACCTCGGTGATATACGGCTAAAGGAGCTGGCGCGGGAATGCCGGTTGTCAATGTCCCATTTTTCGCGCGCGTTTCACCGTTCCGTAGGAATGCCGCCGCACCGATGGCTAATGAAGCGCCGTATCGAGGTAGCAAAGGAAAAGCTGCACGATGGTCGGATGTCGCTGACTGATGTGGCCGCGGCCTGCGGCTTCAGCGACCAGAGTCACCTCTCGCGAGTTTTCAGACAGACGGTTGGCGTAAGTCCGGGTGTATGGCGTCGGGCGCGACAGCACTGA
- a CDS encoding CaiB/BaiF CoA transferase family protein has product MPDDNIFSGLKVVDLASFIAGPSAAVILSDFGADVIKVEPPNGELLRIANHVPPQPLSEDAYPWHLANRNKRGMELNLKAPSAQQVLEKLVKWADVLIVNTPHPARARLKLEYQDVVQWNPRLVYADITGFGDKGPDANLPGFDITSYWARSGLLSMTRDAGSSPTWPVAGSGDNATAVGLYSAIVTALYRRERTGEGAHVTTSLLAEGVWSASVSIQAALCDAKFFGLHDRKNPANAAMNVWRTKDDTWFVLIITPDKLAPVAKAIGRPDLLTDPRFSNPAKLMANMPQLTAILDEIFCAEPMAHWYEVFNGVHVTFGAVRGPQEVIKDPQLQANDIIVPLNGAGGKLTSTISSPLQVHGVAKVPAKRGPKIGEHNEEVLRQLGFSATEIDGLRASGAIPKAKEHAA; this is encoded by the coding sequence ATGCCGGACGACAACATCTTTTCCGGACTCAAGGTGGTGGATCTCGCGAGCTTTATCGCAGGCCCGAGTGCTGCCGTGATTCTGTCGGACTTCGGCGCCGACGTCATCAAGGTGGAGCCGCCGAACGGCGAGCTATTGCGAATTGCGAACCACGTGCCGCCGCAGCCGCTCTCCGAGGACGCTTACCCCTGGCACCTCGCGAATCGCAACAAGCGGGGTATGGAGCTTAATCTGAAAGCCCCGAGCGCGCAGCAAGTTCTCGAAAAGCTCGTCAAATGGGCCGACGTGCTCATCGTCAACACGCCGCACCCGGCGCGTGCGCGACTGAAACTTGAATATCAAGACGTGGTGCAGTGGAATCCACGGCTGGTCTACGCCGACATCACCGGCTTCGGCGACAAGGGGCCGGATGCGAATCTCCCCGGCTTTGACATAACGTCTTACTGGGCCCGCAGCGGATTGCTGTCGATGACGCGCGATGCCGGCTCGTCGCCAACCTGGCCGGTGGCCGGCAGCGGCGACAATGCAACCGCCGTCGGGCTCTATTCGGCGATCGTCACTGCCTTGTACCGTCGCGAGCGCACCGGCGAGGGGGCGCATGTCACGACCTCGTTGCTTGCAGAAGGCGTATGGTCCGCCAGCGTTTCGATCCAGGCCGCGTTGTGCGATGCTAAATTCTTCGGGCTGCACGATCGCAAGAATCCTGCGAATGCGGCCATGAACGTCTGGCGCACCAAGGATGACACCTGGTTCGTTCTCATCATCACGCCCGACAAGCTGGCACCCGTCGCCAAGGCCATCGGCCGCCCTGATCTTCTCACCGATCCGCGGTTCTCCAATCCGGCGAAGCTGATGGCGAATATGCCGCAGCTCACGGCAATCCTCGACGAGATCTTCTGTGCCGAGCCGATGGCGCATTGGTACGAGGTGTTCAATGGCGTTCACGTGACGTTCGGAGCGGTGCGCGGGCCGCAAGAGGTGATCAAGGATCCGCAGCTCCAGGCGAACGACATCATCGTTCCGCTCAATGGTGCCGGCGGCAAGCTGACGTCCACCATCTCTAGCCCGCTTCAGGTGCATGGCGTCGCCAAGGTACCCGCGAAGCGCGGCCCAAAGATTGGCGAACACAACGAGGAAGTTCTCCGGCAGCTGGGATTCAGCGCGACCGAAATCGATGGTTTGCGTGCGAGTGGTGCCATTCCGAAAGCAAAGGAACATGCCGCTTAA
- a CDS encoding serine hydrolase domain-containing protein yields MTPWTFKCSRAEVYYNFQGSKFSPLDYMSRNPVTGLLIAKDDQIIFERYQYARTDQDRFVSQSMVKSITELLIGIAISEGAIKSVDDIPETYVPGFMGSEYGRTPIRDLLHMSSGVDFGETRDGGRDLNRLWNGMGIAFPEWRLGTVKSIVQFNQRIAPSGTRFYYASIEADVLGMVLHSAVNKSASGYLREKVWDPIGAEADANWLIDAEGFELGHFGFNAVLRDYARLGRLLAHDGAWDGKQIVPTQWMIDATTVRASDGYRARRRKDLATVISCGCFPARGGSSRC; encoded by the coding sequence GTGACGCCTTGGACGTTCAAGTGCTCAAGGGCAGAAGTTTACTACAATTTTCAGGGAAGCAAGTTTTCGCCCCTCGACTACATGTCGCGCAATCCAGTCACTGGCCTGCTGATCGCCAAGGACGACCAGATTATCTTCGAGCGCTATCAGTACGCGCGAACTGATCAAGATCGGTTCGTATCCCAGTCGATGGTCAAGTCGATAACCGAACTGTTGATCGGGATCGCCATCTCCGAAGGTGCGATTAAGTCGGTCGATGATATCCCCGAAACTTATGTGCCGGGCTTTATGGGCAGCGAGTACGGCAGGACGCCAATCCGCGATCTGCTGCACATGTCCTCAGGCGTCGATTTCGGTGAAACGAGAGACGGAGGACGCGACCTCAATCGCCTGTGGAACGGCATGGGGATCGCGTTCCCGGAATGGAGGTTGGGCACGGTTAAGAGCATCGTGCAATTCAATCAGCGTATCGCCCCATCGGGAACGAGATTTTACTACGCCAGCATAGAAGCCGACGTGCTCGGCATGGTGCTTCACAGTGCTGTCAACAAGTCAGCCTCCGGCTACCTGCGCGAGAAAGTATGGGATCCGATCGGCGCGGAAGCCGATGCTAATTGGTTGATAGACGCAGAAGGATTTGAACTGGGGCACTTCGGCTTCAATGCCGTTCTGCGCGATTACGCCCGACTTGGGCGTTTGCTGGCGCATGATGGCGCATGGGATGGCAAGCAGATCGTCCCGACGCAATGGATGATCGATGCAACAACCGTTCGAGCTTCGGATGGCTACCGGGCGCGGCGACGAAAAGATTTGGCTACGGTTATCTCTTGTGGCTGTTTCCCGGCGAGAGGCGGCAGTTCGCGTTGTTAG
- a CDS encoding acyl-CoA dehydrogenase, translating to MTYRAPISDILLALNHGAGLQAAVKAGHYGDFDGDITSAVLEEAGKFAGDVLAPLNRVGDEHGIKLADDKVTTAPGWPDAYQRWIAAGWNAVSGPEAFGGQGLPMAINAACTEIWSASNIAFGLCPLLTLSAIEALDAHGSDELKQIYLEKLVSGEWTGTMQLTEPQAGSDVGALRTRAERADDGTYRIKGTKIFITYGDHDMTDNIVHFVLARLPDAPAGTKGISLFLIPKFMVNADGSLGQRNDIYPSGVEHKLGMHASPTCTMTMGDHGGAIGYLIGEENRGMLCMFTMMNQARLGVGLEGVGIADRAYQQALAFAQERKQGRAVGKKGDGLDPIIVHPDVKRMLLQMRAMTAAARSICYATAVAMDVSVRAKDAKVRADAAARGALLTPIAKAFSTDIGNEVAYLGVQIHGGMGFIEETGAAQHYRDARITPIYEGTNGIQSIDLVTRKLAASGGASVWTLLDELNGIVKQVEASNDPAFGTTGPKLRDALGSLERASKWLLERVTSAPNDALAGATPYLRLFGSTLGGCMLAGEALAAKGSGDAGDPQRYVTVARFFAENITVQAGSLEKTVTESSDAVNGADTVLLG from the coding sequence ATGACTTACCGCGCGCCGATCTCCGACATCCTGCTCGCGCTCAACCATGGCGCCGGGCTGCAGGCGGCCGTGAAGGCCGGCCATTACGGCGACTTCGACGGCGACATCACCTCGGCCGTGCTGGAGGAAGCCGGCAAATTCGCCGGCGACGTGCTGGCTCCGCTGAACCGGGTGGGCGACGAACACGGCATCAAGCTCGCCGACGACAAGGTGACGACCGCGCCCGGCTGGCCCGATGCCTATCAGCGCTGGATCGCCGCCGGGTGGAACGCGGTGTCCGGCCCGGAAGCTTTTGGCGGCCAGGGCCTGCCGATGGCGATCAACGCGGCCTGCACCGAAATCTGGAGCGCCTCGAACATCGCCTTCGGCCTCTGCCCGCTGTTGACGCTCTCCGCCATCGAGGCGCTCGATGCCCATGGCAGCGATGAACTGAAGCAGATCTATCTGGAAAAGCTCGTCTCCGGCGAATGGACCGGCACCATGCAGCTCACCGAGCCGCAGGCCGGCTCCGACGTCGGCGCGCTGCGCACCCGCGCCGAGCGCGCTGACGACGGCACCTACCGCATCAAGGGCACGAAAATCTTCATCACCTATGGCGACCACGACATGACCGATAACATCGTGCATTTCGTTCTCGCACGCCTGCCCGATGCGCCCGCGGGCACCAAGGGCATTTCGCTGTTCCTGATTCCGAAATTCATGGTCAATGCCGACGGCTCGCTGGGGCAGCGCAACGACATCTATCCGTCCGGCGTCGAGCACAAACTCGGTATGCACGCCTCCCCCACCTGCACCATGACAATGGGCGATCATGGCGGCGCGATCGGTTACCTGATCGGCGAGGAAAATCGCGGCATGCTCTGCATGTTCACGATGATGAACCAGGCCCGCCTCGGCGTCGGCCTCGAGGGCGTCGGCATTGCCGACCGCGCCTATCAGCAGGCGCTGGCCTTCGCGCAGGAACGCAAGCAGGGCCGCGCCGTCGGCAAGAAGGGCGACGGGCTCGACCCGATCATCGTGCATCCCGACGTCAAGCGCATGCTGTTGCAGATGCGCGCGATGACCGCAGCCGCGCGCTCGATCTGCTACGCCACCGCCGTCGCGATGGATGTCTCCGTGCGCGCCAAGGATGCGAAAGTGCGGGCCGATGCCGCCGCGCGTGGCGCGCTGCTGACGCCGATCGCAAAGGCGTTCTCCACCGATATCGGCAACGAGGTGGCGTATCTCGGCGTGCAGATTCACGGCGGCATGGGATTCATCGAGGAAACCGGCGCCGCGCAGCATTATCGCGACGCCCGCATCACCCCGATCTATGAGGGCACCAACGGCATTCAGTCGATCGACCTGGTGACGCGTAAACTCGCAGCGAGCGGTGGTGCGTCGGTGTGGACCCTGCTCGATGAGCTCAACGGCATCGTCAAGCAGGTGGAAGCCTCGAACGATCCGGCGTTTGGTACCACGGGACCAAAACTGCGCGATGCGCTCGGCTCGCTGGAGCGCGCCAGCAAGTGGCTGCTGGAGCGCGTGACGTCTGCGCCAAACGACGCGCTCGCCGGCGCCACGCCCTATCTGCGCCTGTTCGGCTCGACGCTCGGCGGCTGCATGCTGGCCGGCGAAGCGCTGGCCGCCAAGGGTAGTGGCGATGCCGGCGATCCGCAGCGCTACGTGACGGTGGCGCGGTTCTTTGCCGAGAACATCACCGTGCAGGCGGGATCGCTGGAGAAGACGGTGACCGAGAGCTCAGACGCCGTGAACGGCGCGGACACGGTGCTGCTGGGGTAA
- a CDS encoding MalY/PatB family protein gives MFDFDRVIDRRGTHASKWDMMAKLSGIAAADGIPMWVADMDFAAPPGVTEALTADVTRAVHGYYADTGSWAISLAEWMMRRHGLSIDPAWVSPTPGVVSGLGLILQAVTETGDEVVVFPPAYHAFRKIILANERRILDAQLSLRQGRYTMDLDALAAKLTPRTRIVFFCSPHNPGGTVWSVEEIRALALFCAERNLILVSDEIHCDLLLGGARHTPTLSAAPEIADRLITCVAATKTFNLAGAHVGACFTSNPVLKQRLDARIAASGLASYNAFGMVATEAAWRTGDSWLDALLPYLAGSRDILDNRIERAAPGARSMRLDATYLAWVDFSGTGLPAKDVATRVKDRARIFASPGEQFGPGGETWLRFNFATPRPILEEALDRLDDAFRELRT, from the coding sequence ATGTTTGATTTCGATCGCGTAATTGACCGCCGCGGCACGCACGCGTCGAAGTGGGACATGATGGCCAAGCTTTCAGGGATCGCGGCAGCGGACGGGATCCCGATGTGGGTCGCCGACATGGATTTTGCGGCGCCTCCAGGCGTGACGGAAGCACTGACCGCCGACGTGACCCGTGCCGTCCATGGCTATTATGCCGACACCGGGAGTTGGGCGATCTCGCTTGCCGAATGGATGATGCGCCGTCACGGCCTGTCGATCGACCCGGCCTGGGTAAGCCCAACGCCCGGTGTCGTCTCGGGATTGGGCCTCATCCTTCAAGCCGTCACCGAGACCGGCGATGAAGTCGTCGTGTTTCCACCGGCCTATCATGCCTTCCGAAAGATCATTCTCGCCAATGAGCGACGCATCCTCGACGCGCAACTGTCCTTGCGTCAGGGTCGCTACACGATGGACCTCGATGCACTCGCCGCGAAACTCACGCCGCGAACCAGAATCGTGTTTTTCTGCAGCCCGCATAATCCGGGTGGGACCGTCTGGTCGGTCGAGGAGATCCGCGCGCTCGCCCTCTTCTGCGCCGAACGCAACCTGATTCTGGTTTCCGACGAAATCCACTGTGATCTCCTGCTGGGCGGCGCCAGGCATACGCCGACCCTGTCAGCCGCTCCCGAGATCGCGGATCGCTTGATCACCTGCGTGGCCGCTACCAAGACCTTCAATCTCGCAGGCGCCCACGTCGGCGCATGCTTCACTTCGAATCCGGTGCTGAAACAGCGGCTCGACGCGCGGATCGCGGCGAGCGGGCTTGCCTCCTACAACGCCTTCGGCATGGTCGCCACCGAGGCGGCCTGGCGAACCGGCGATAGCTGGCTCGATGCATTGCTGCCATATCTCGCCGGCAGTCGCGATATCCTCGACAACAGGATCGAGCGCGCGGCGCCGGGCGCACGGTCGATGCGGCTCGATGCAACCTATCTTGCGTGGGTCGACTTCTCCGGCACCGGATTGCCGGCCAAAGACGTTGCAACAAGGGTCAAGGATCGGGCACGCATTTTCGCAAGCCCAGGTGAGCAATTTGGGCCAGGCGGCGAAACCTGGCTGCGCTTCAACTTTGCCACTCCGCGGCCGATTCTCGAGGAGGCGCTCGATCGCCTCGATGACGCTTTTAGAGAACTGCGAACGTAA
- a CDS encoding GcrA family cell cycle regulator: protein MSWDAKDVALLKELWAAGYSAGQIASRLGHSRNAVSAKLKRMGHKRGHKPPTANPRIVAVPTRRPALAAACERPVDRVVSKPKPVAKQARELTKRELYAMLANAVRNTS from the coding sequence ATGAGTTGGGATGCGAAAGACGTAGCACTGCTCAAAGAACTCTGGGCCGCGGGCTACAGTGCCGGTCAGATCGCAAGTCGATTGGGCCATAGCCGCAACGCAGTGAGCGCCAAGCTGAAACGCATGGGCCACAAGCGGGGTCACAAGCCACCGACGGCCAACCCCAGGATCGTGGCGGTGCCGACGCGAAGACCAGCGCTCGCGGCAGCCTGCGAGCGGCCGGTGGACAGGGTGGTGTCCAAGCCCAAGCCGGTCGCGAAGCAGGCCAGGGAGCTCACCAAGCGTGAGCTTTACGCCATGCTGGCCAATGCGGTCAGGAATACGAGCTGA
- a CDS encoding helix-turn-helix domain-containing protein, whose protein sequence is MVAPAIENDWGQDKEQELVNELVRRLVALVAVDDRSEVHSHPDSEQIILDLNVDGVHYVLVRTASLSSPRDTLTSREREIAGMVAKGYHNKTIAAALKISSWTVCTHLRRIFAKLGVTSRAAMVARLLDEHKV, encoded by the coding sequence ATGGTCGCACCAGCCATCGAGAATGATTGGGGGCAAGACAAAGAGCAAGAGCTCGTCAATGAGCTGGTGCGTCGCCTCGTTGCTCTAGTCGCGGTCGACGACAGGTCCGAAGTTCATTCGCACCCGGATTCTGAGCAAATCATTTTGGATCTCAACGTGGACGGAGTTCATTATGTTTTGGTCAGGACGGCATCGTTGTCCTCGCCTCGGGATACTCTAACTTCGCGCGAACGAGAAATTGCGGGCATGGTCGCGAAGGGTTATCATAACAAGACCATTGCAGCCGCTCTGAAAATCAGCTCTTGGACAGTCTGTACCCATCTACGCCGAATCTTCGCAAAGCTCGGCGTTACGTCGCGCGCTGCCATGGTTGCCCGACTACTGGACGAACACAAAGTGTAA
- a CDS encoding radical SAM protein, whose translation MIVSYQERRASFDPRTLAFEPISTIEEAAGVVDALHHLSPQFGDLGAVGLPGSAKSRPWKRGRWLDRLVLNVANYCNLDCVYCYAQGGDYGGPQEKMTFEVGRTAFKRFYETYDQISRVMFFGGEPLLNADVIERLCEFGWATADELGRMRPVYTMISNGTILTPKIIDLIKRYEIKMTVSLDGPPEINDRLRIARSGKPITQRVAENIRILKEETGQPGQIEGTYTRLHVEERVSVADVMDYVLNELGIHLLHMPINVLGKSNRHDPLAVRPEDFDIVNSYYAAAVIRSIRDVVTKPVDKLCFLSAVVEMVDTLVHPAEHPSIFICPAGNGTIAVDSNGTVYPCFMFYRKSKFRLGSVTQRGAEVLEDAAQKSFVEGLRPESIPTLARSWAWRFLQGCAGGNYFKNDDHGVVAEDEVRFVEAMVSAAVVELAHLKSDELQWKYLPMALNLFKLYVDAPGE comes from the coding sequence ATGATCGTTTCCTATCAGGAACGCCGCGCATCGTTTGACCCGAGGACCCTTGCCTTCGAGCCAATCTCGACCATTGAGGAAGCGGCGGGGGTGGTCGACGCATTGCACCACCTTTCCCCACAATTCGGTGACTTGGGGGCAGTCGGGCTGCCGGGGAGCGCAAAGTCGCGCCCTTGGAAACGTGGCCGCTGGCTCGACCGGCTGGTACTGAACGTCGCCAATTATTGCAATCTCGATTGCGTTTACTGTTATGCGCAGGGGGGAGACTATGGAGGCCCGCAGGAAAAGATGACTTTTGAGGTCGGTAGAACGGCGTTCAAGCGGTTCTACGAGACCTACGACCAAATATCGCGGGTGATGTTCTTTGGCGGTGAACCACTGCTGAACGCGGATGTTATCGAACGCCTCTGCGAGTTCGGCTGGGCGACAGCCGATGAGCTTGGACGCATGCGGCCCGTCTACACAATGATTTCAAACGGGACGATCCTGACGCCCAAGATTATCGACCTCATAAAGCGCTATGAAATAAAAATGACGGTTAGCCTCGATGGCCCACCGGAGATTAACGACAGACTTCGGATCGCGCGTTCGGGAAAACCCATAACGCAACGTGTTGCGGAAAACATTCGCATTCTCAAAGAGGAGACCGGCCAGCCCGGCCAAATTGAGGGCACCTACACGCGACTCCACGTTGAGGAACGTGTCAGCGTCGCTGACGTCATGGACTATGTTCTCAATGAGCTGGGAATTCATCTGCTGCACATGCCGATCAACGTCTTGGGAAAATCAAACCGGCATGATCCACTGGCGGTACGACCGGAAGACTTCGACATCGTGAATTCATACTACGCAGCGGCGGTTATACGTTCCATCCGCGACGTTGTAACCAAACCCGTCGACAAGCTCTGCTTCCTGAGCGCGGTGGTCGAGATGGTGGACACGCTAGTCCACCCCGCGGAGCACCCGTCAATATTCATTTGCCCTGCAGGCAATGGTACCATTGCTGTCGACTCCAATGGTACGGTTTATCCGTGCTTCATGTTCTACCGGAAATCGAAGTTCCGCCTTGGCTCGGTAACCCAACGCGGTGCGGAAGTCCTCGAAGATGCCGCGCAAAAGTCCTTTGTGGAAGGCCTGCGGCCCGAATCGATTCCAACCTTAGCGAGGTCGTGGGCTTGGCGCTTTCTCCAAGGCTGTGCCGGTGGAAACTACTTTAAGAATGACGACCACGGCGTCGTCGCGGAGGACGAGGTCCGCTTCGTGGAAGCGATGGTCAGTGCGGCCGTCGTCGAGCTGGCGCACTTGAAATCCGACGAACTCCAATGGAAGTATCTTCCTATGGCCCTAAATCTGTTCAAACTCTACGTCGATGCACCAGGGGAATAA